From Salvelinus sp. IW2-2015 linkage group LG33, ASM291031v2, whole genome shotgun sequence, one genomic window encodes:
- the clip1a gene encoding CAP-Gly domain-containing linker protein 1 isoform X1: MSTTKPSGLKAPSKMGRSTGAPATKTTPSTAGSKVAAADKSTPGSGAAGTQDGGENFQVGERVWVNGNKPGVVQFLGEAQFAPGQWAGIVLDEPIGKNDGSVAGVRYFQCEAMKGIFTRPSKLSYTEGEANGTQTAPPSRAGSPTPSTASLASHTPSVKKASTATPVTPASNLARTNSESISNLSDTSSVKKGERELKNGDRVLVGGTKAGVVRFLGETDFAKGEWCGVELDEPLGKNDGAVAGTRYFQCQPKYGLFAPVHKVTRIGFPSTTPAKAKTTVRKLVATPSSLKRSPSASSISSMSSVASSVSAKPSRTGLLTETSSRYSRKISGTTAVQEVLKEKQQHIEQLMAERDMERAEVAKATTHVGEVEQELTLLREDQDQMEAKMDQLRTLVEAADKEKVELLNQLEEEKRKVEDLQFRVEEACITKGDLETQTKLEHAHIKELEQSLLFEKTKAEKLQRELEDTRVATVSEKSRIMELERDLVLRTREVADLRLRLEVQQSTEGSDSTTPPLLEEVSSLRAQLASQADQQRVELAGLKETLAAEEKALSEAVSQFQVSSTKISTDNEQLKLRLSQNEKEKADVIELWRSKLESAIASHQQAMEELKVSFSKGAGSKTTELVETRSALERLKVEHKQALEEAGARCEAEAAARARETGELNKQLLVVSEEKECLEESLRSSVESAEEQHLVEMEDVLGKLHTAELKVNELEEHEAKLVQQTQDSAKEVQEQVAAMEALQSQAGQGNQALQNLRTQLDEAQSQARSQGNRVSELNSELEGKQQELLSLQQSLTSVLQDKVSLEQELGNLKQKLSESTDNQAKSTQTIQGLERKLKVGEERLDQLANEKAKLQSDISDMMKSSGDSSAQLTKMNEDITQKERRLEQLQTQLAEEKERAACSEEQQQQEVAQKEQELKGARDEHQGQLSNLQGKITQLEKSLQQGEAQAKDLQTSQQNALSEASEHHAKQLQELQGQADKTKQELSVSREKAQELERLVTELQPYKEKAQFLSDELDSSGQHIERLSTDLEKQISVLAHMSKESSDFKAQKGSLKNQLSELEAKLSASEASHHELSGKTEELLTLRDKLTKEQEELCTTNRKLDGENASLSREVEKLRVAVEEAQANNKSLSQSEAEHQSQIEELQKANAEKHEVLLKYQQEILQQETKRKLLAEVYEKTCEERNELQEELKQSREKLTSEKDSLLLERDAARNAKKSLDAKNVELQARCQSLSLEKEDFYLKNTQLQAQTETLGKDKVEMFTQINAAIFDKEALQALNAELQNQLNITKKDLEKSVRDKVELHASKMSLAKMLDQSKTSSEVTDSERLHLLQEKEDLLATQRKVCSEKDELIKEREELKEKFRLSTEEVATSKEKVKELLSSFGEEKEALCLQNAETEKALHSIRKEKMAMELTLEKQNMESDRLVHEKEELEEKHTKEISEKCTLTKERDKLAGEIRSMKDQLDSSSTANDDLKQANSNLTSLLEELKQKIEKVETEGASLKKEMVDLQAQLQKLCSEREALEKSKTELAEEHHELKGNSEQLRLELIQQNDTLTKKRDLLLSKQTELNKSLQKDKEDLLLQVQEFKVKVILFEKAKMLLESQQQTEASDRSKLSSAKDDLSREREDLRTQLFTLTQEKITLLQSESNLKAEVASVCVERDTMASERNSLRCDLGQLKTTHTGLLGERQGLLEENAQMQVKVQDLTQQSVTREKAMDELSANLKHIGVERKALAGEVENLKAQLKERDQEKGDLAGEQVCLSARLKKLVNEVSSLAKEKVDLLAIQSHLEQDLSSLHSSQESRDGEYSRLMGEVEKLQVTQTQLEADAQALRAEKAVMEGQHKASVEEASVSTKVREEMATNLEDLKVQKDAFLKERDKATQQVTQLEAQQKNALSKQLEAAESSGKTAEVVELLTQEKGLLQQEKIEAQSLLEEFRSAKQEITNQLDSLKQQNSKYKEELNLSKEQLSSENQKISGLCQEIDELKQAASVKSLVALQEENNKLTKELGSSKKETSGQQKLEAQRSKLNKQLQEMKQRETTMKKQLDEEKASLQKSIHKSSALISEKDQELETLMSELSVLRGESATAKTLKFTVQLLEKDKARLQEHVQSLEKSISGGQDTVTSSSGDAALNQLRENKETAESQAAIEFLNSVIVDLQKKNEELTGKLEKMAEAALNGNNASELDNYDGGFNKGPSKKKVPPRLFCDICDCFDLHDTEDCPTQMQMPDSPPHTTYHGSKDEERAYCDICEAFGHWTDSCNDDQTF, translated from the exons ATGAGCACAACCAAGCCCAGCGGGCTCAAAGCGCCCAGCAAGATGGGTAGGTCAACGGGGGCGCCAGCCACCAAGACCACCCCTTCCACTG CCGGATCCAAAGTAGCTGCAGCCGACAAGTCCACTCCAGGTAGCGGTGCAGCTGGGACACAAGATGGCGGGGAGAACTTCCAGGTTGGGGAGCGAGTGTGGGTGAATGGGAACAAACCTGGCGTGGTGCAGTTCCTGGGGGAGGCTCAGTTTGCACCAGGACAGTGGGCCGGCATAGTGTTGGATGAGCCCATTGGGAAGAACGATGGCTCGGTGGCAGGGGTGCGCTATTTCCAGTGCGAGGCCATGAAAGGGATATTCACCCGTCCCTCCAAGCTGTCCTACACAGAGGGCGAGGCCAACGGGACTCAGACAGCACCTCCGTCCCGGGCTGGGTCGCCCACCCCCTCCACCGCCAGCCTGGCCTCTCACACCCCCTCTGTCAAAAAAGCCTCAACTGCAACGCCAGTCACTCCAGCCTCCAACCTGGCACGCACAAACAGCGAGTCCATCTCCAACCTCTCAGACACCAGCTCGGTcaaaaagggggagagggagctgAAGAATGGAGACCGTGTTTTG GTTGGTGGCACAAAAGCTGGTGTGGTTCGCTTTCTTGGTGAAACAGACTTTGCCAAGGgagagtggtgtggtgtggaACTGGATGAGCCCCTGGGAAAGAACGATGGGGCAGTGGCAGGAACCAG ATACTTTCAATGCCAACCCAAGTATGGCCTGTTTGCCCCAGTCCACAAGGTCACGCGCATTGGCTTCCCCTCCACCACGCCGGCCAAGGCAAAGACCACGGTGCGGAAGTTGGTGGCCACTCCCTCGAGCCTGAAACGCAGCCCCAGTGCCTCATCCATCAGCTCCATGAGCTCTGTGGCCTCCTCCGTCAGCGCCAAGCCCAGCCGCACAGGCCTG CTGACAGAAACGTCATCACGGTACTCGAGAAAGATCTCTGGCACCACAGCAGTTCAGGAGgtgctgaaggaaaagcagcagcaCATCGAGCAGCTGATGGCAGAGCGTGACATGGAGAGGGCAGAGGTGGCCAAGGCAACCACCCATGTGGGCGAGGTGGAGCAGGAACTGACCCTGCTGAGAGAGGACCAGGATCAG ATGGAGGCCAAGATGGACCAATTACGCACCCTGGTGGAGGCTGCTGACAAGGAGAAGGTTGAGCTGCTCAAtcagctggaggaggagaagag GAAAGTGGAAGACCTCCAGTTCCGTGTGGAGGAAGCTTGCATTACCAAAGGAGACctggag ACGCAGACCAAACTGGAGCATGCCCACATTAAGGAGCTTGAACAGAGCCTGCTCTTTGAAAAGACCAAAGCTGAGAAACTCCAGAGAGAGTTAGAAGACACTAGG GTGGCCACGGTGTCAGAGAAGTCCCGCATCATGGAACTGGAGAGGGACTTGGTGCTGAGGACCAGGGAGGTGGCTGACCTGCGGCTGCGTCTGGAGGTCCAGCAAAGCACGGAGGGCTCCGACTCCACCACCCCCCCTCTCCTGGAAGAGGTGAGCTCTCTGAGGGCTCAGCTGGCCTCTCAAGCAGACCAGCAACGGGTTGAGCTGGCTGGGCTGAAGGAGACGCTGGCAGCGGAGGAGAAGGCCCTCAGTGAGGCAGTGTCTCAGTTCCAAGTCTCTTCCACCAAGATCTCCACAGACAACGAGCAGTTGAAGCTGCGCCTCAGCCAGAACGAGAAGGAGAAAGCAGACGTCATAGAGCTGTGGCGCTCCAAGCTGGAATCTGCCATCGCCTCACACCAGCAGGCCATGGAGGAGCTGAAGGTGTCCTTCAGTAAAGGGGCCGGTTCCAAGACGACAGAGCTGGTGGAGACCAGGAGTGCCCTGGAGAGGCTGAAGGTGGAGCACAAGCAGGCACTGGAGGAGGCGGGAGCCAGGTGTGAGGCAGAGGCTGCAGCTCGGGCACGGGAGACAGGGGAGCTCAACAAACAGCTGCTGGTCGTGTCGGAGGAGAAGGAGTGCCTGGAGGAGAGCCTGCGGTCCAGTGTGGAGAGTGCTGAGGAGCAGCACCTGGTGGAGATGGAGGATGTGCTGGGCAAACTGCACACTGCTGAGCTGAAGGTAAATGAGCTGGAGGAGCATGAAGCTAAGCTTGTCCAGCAGACCCAGGACAGTGCCAAGGAGGTCCAGGAGCAGGTGGCAGCTATGGAGGCCCTGCAGTCCCAGGCAGGCCAAGGTAACCAAGCTCTCCAGAACCTGAGGACCCAGCTGGATGAGGCCCAGAGCCAAGCTCGCTCACAGGGCAACAGG GTCAGTGAGTTGAACTCTGAGCTGGAGGGTAAGCAGCAGGAGCTCCTCTCCTTGCAGCAGAGCCTGACCTCTGTGCTGCAGGACAAGGTCTCCTTGGAGCAAGAGCTGGGCAACCTG aaacaaaaactgtcagaaaGCACAGACAATCAGGCTAAGTCAACACAAACTATTCAAG GGCTGGAGAGGAAGCTAAAGGTTGGAGAGGAGAGGCTTGATCAGCTCGCAAACGAAAAGGCCAAGCTCCAAAGTGACATCTCAGACATGATGAAGTCATCAGGCGACAGTTCAGCACAGCTTACCAAAATGAATGAAGACATCACTCAGAAAGAAAG GAGGCTGGAACAGTTACAGACCCAACTCGCAGAGGAGAAGGAGCGGGCTGCATGTTCTGAGGAGCAACAACAGCAGGAAGTTGCCCAGAAGGAGCAGGAGCTGAAGGGGGCCAGAGACGAGCATCAGGGCCAGCTAAGCAACCTGCAGGGGAAAATCACACAACTG GAGAAGAGTTTGCAGCAGGGTGAGGCCCAGGCCAAGGATCTTCAAACCTCCCAGCAGAATGCCCTGTCTGAGGCCTCAGAGCACCATGCCAAGCAGCTCCAGGAGCTGCAGGGTCAGGCTGACAAGACCAAGCAGGAGCTGAGTGTCTCCAGGGAGAAGGCCCAGGAGCTGGAGAGGCTGGTGACTGAGCTGCAGCCTTACAAAGAGAAGGCTCAG ttTCTTTCTGATGAGCTCGACTCGTCCGGGCAGCATATTGAGCGATTGTCCACAGACCTGGAGAAGCAAATCTCAGTGCTGGCGCACATGTCTAAGGAAAGCTCAGATTTCAAAGCTCAGAAAGGAAGTCTCAAAAATCAACTCTCCGAACTCGAGGCCAAGCTCTCAGCCTCGGAGGCTAGTCACCACGAGCTCTCAGGTAAGACTGAAGAACTTCTGACACTGAGGGACAAGCTCACAAAAGAGCAGGAGGAACTTTGCACCACCAACCGGAAGCTAGATGGAGAGAATGCCTCACTATCCAGAGAGGTGGAAAAGCTTAGAGTTGCTGTTGAGGAGGCACAGGCTAATAACAAATCCCTCAGTCAATCTGAAGCGGAGCATCAGTCCCAAATTGAGGAGCTTCAAAAGGCAAATGCAGAGAAGCATGAGGTCCTTTTGAAGTACCAACAGGAGATCCTGCAGCAGGAAACTAAGAGGAAGCTGCTTGCAGAGGTCTATGAGAAGACCTGTGAGGAGAGGAACGAGCTCCAGGAGGAGCTCAAGCAAAGCAGGGAGAAGCTGACCTCTGAGAAGGATAGCCTTTTGTTGGAGAGGGATGCAGCCAGAAATGCTAAGAAATCCCTTGATGCAAAGAATGTGGAGTTGCAGGCAAGGTGTCAGTCTTTAAGCTTGGAAAAAGAAGACTTCTATCTGAAAAACACTCAGCTGCAGGCACAGACAGAGACCTTGGGCAAAGATAAAGTGGAGATGTTTACTCAAATTAATGCTGCCATTTTTGACAAAGAGGCCCTCCAAGCCTTGAATGCAGAGCTTCAAAATCAGCTGAATATCACTAAGAAGGATCTTGAGAAGTCTGTCCGTGACAAGGTCGAGCTACATGCTTCAAAAATGAGCCTGGCCAAAATGCTGGACCAGTCCAAGACCAGCAGTGAGGTTACCGACTCTGAGAGGCTTCACCTCCTGCAGGAGAAAGAGGACCTGCTTGCTACCCAGCGAAAGGTGTGTTCTGAGAAAGATGAACTTatcaaggagagagaagagttaaAGGAGAAGTTCAGACTTTCTACAGAGGAAGTGGCAACCTCTAAGGAGAAAGTCAAAGAGCTGTTGTCATCTTTTGGTGAGGAGAAGGAAGCACTTTGTCTCCAGAATGCAGAGACTGAGAAGGCGCTACACTCCATACGCAAAGAGAAGATGGCTATGGAATTAACACTGGAAAAGCAGAACATGGAGAGTGACCGTTTGGTACATGAAAAGGAAGAGCTGGAAGAAAAGCACACAAAGGAGATCTCTGAAAAGTGTACTCTAACAAAAGAGCGTGACAAGCTAGCAGGTGAGATCCGCAGTATGAAGGACCAGCTGGACAGCTCCTCTACGGCCAATGATGACCTGAAGCAAGCCAACTCCAACCTCACGTCCTTGCTGGAGGAATTAAAACAGAAGATAGAAAAGGTGGAGACTGAGGGAGCTTCCTTGAAAAAAGAAATGGTTGATCTACAGGCACAGTTACAGAAGCTTTGCTCAGAGAGGGAGGCCCTTGAAAAAAGCAAAACTGAACTTGCAGAGGAGCATCATGAACTAAAAGGCAACTCTGAGCAGCTGCGTTTGGAACTCATTCAGCAGAACGATACCCTAACAAAAAAGAGGGATCTCCTGCTTTCCAAGCAGACTGAGCTTAACAAGAGCCTGCAGAAGGACAAAGAGGATCTGCTTCTGCAGGTCCAGGAGTTCAAAGTGAAAGTGATTCTGTTTGAAAAGGCAAAAATGCTTCTTGAATCGCAGCAGCAGACTGAAGCAAGTGACCGAAGTAAACTGTCCTCTGCAAAGGATGAcctctccagagagagagaggacttacGGACACAGTTGTTCACTCTGACACAGGAAAAAATTACTCTCCTGCAGTCTGAATCCAACCTGAAGGCAGAGGTTGCCTCTGTTTGTGTTGAAAGAGACACAATGGCCTCTGAGAGAAATAGTTTGCGTTGTGATTTAGGGCAACTTAAGACAACCCACACTGGATTGTTAGGTGAGAGACAGGGTCTGCTTGAGGAGAATGCCCAGATGCAAGTCAAAGTGCAGGACCTCACTCAACAATCTGTCACCAGAGAGAAGGCCATGGATGAGTTGTCTGCCAACCTTAAGCATATTGGAGTGGAGAGAAAAGCCTTGGCTGGGGAGGTTGAGAACTTAAAGGCACAGCTGAAGGAGAGGGACCAAGAAAAGGGTGACTTGGCTGGAGAACAAGTATGCCTGTCTGCCAGACTGAAGAAGCTTGTCAACGAGGTCTCCTCCCTGGCTAAGGAGAAGGTAGACCTCCTAGCTATACAATCCCACCTGGAGCAAGACCTTTCCTCCCTCCACAGCAGCCAAGAGAGTAGGGATGGGGAATACTCAAGGCTCATGGGGGAGGTAGAGAAGCTGCAAGTTACCCAGACACAGCTTGAAGCAGATGCCCAGGCCCTACGTGCTGAGAAGGCAGTGATGGAGGGACAGCACAAAGCCTCTGTGGAGGAGGCATCTGTGTCTACCAAGGTCAGAGAAGAAATGGCCACCAACCTGGAAGACCTGAAGGTCCAGAAGGATGCCTTTCTCAAGGAGAGGGACAAAGCCACCCAGCAGGTCACCCAGCTTGAGGCTCAACAAAAAAATGCTCTTTCCAAGCAGCTTGAG GCAGCGGAGTCCTCAGGGAAGACTGCTGAGGTCGTGGAGTTGCTGACACAAGAGAAGGGCCTTCTGCAGCAGGAGAAGATTGAGGCCCAGTCTCTGCTGGAGGAGTTCAGGAGTGCCAAGCAGGAAATTACCAATCAG CTGGATTCCTTGAAGCAACAGAATTCCAAATACAAAGAGGAGCTCAACCTTTCTAAAGAGCAGCTCAGCTCAGAGAACCAGAAAATCAGCGGCCTGTGCCAGGAGAT tgatgAGCTGAAGCAAGCTGCCTCTGTGAAGTCCCTGGTGGCCTTACAGGAGGAGAACAACAAGCTGACCAAGGAGCTTGGCAGCAGCAAGAAGGAGACCAGTGGCCAGCAGAAG CTGGAAGCTCAGCGGTCCAAGCTCAATAAACAGTTGCAAGAAATGAAGCAGAG AGAGACCACAATGAAGAAACAGTTAGATGAGGAGAAAGCCTCCCTCCAGAAGTCCATCCATAAAAGCAGCGCCTTGATCTCTGAGAAGGATCAGGAGCTGGAGACCCTGATGAGTGAG TTATCAGTGCTGCGTGGGGAGAGCGCCACAGCGAAGACACTGAAGTTTACTGTCCAGTTACTGGAGAAGGACAAGGCGCGGCTACAGGAGCATGTTCAGAGCCTGGAGAAGAGCATTTCAGGAGGACAGGATACTGTTACCAGCTCCTCAG GTGACGCAGCTCTGAATCAACTAAGGGAGAACAAGGAGACTGCAGAAAGCCAG GCAGCG ATTGAGTTCCTGAACTCGGTTATCGTGGACCTGCAGAAGAAGAATGAGGAACTTACAGGCAAGCTGGAGAAGATGGCAGAGGCTGCCCTCAATGGGAATAATGCAAGCGAGCTTGACAACTATGACGG CGGTTTTAACAAAGGCCCCTCAAAAAAGAAGGTCCCACCAAGGCTCTTCTGTGACATCTGTGACTGCTTCGACCTCCATGATACAGAAGACTGTCCCACTCAGATGCAGATGCCGGACTCCCCACCCCACACCACCTACCACGGCAGTAAGGATGAGGAGAGAGCTTATTGTGACATCTGTGAGGCCTTTGGCCACTGGACTGACTCCTGTAACGACGACCAGACCTTCTAA